Proteins from a genomic interval of Ralstonia wenshanensis:
- the fnr gene encoding fumarate/nitrate reduction transcriptional regulator Fnr — translation MLTRIALTDQASRCSTCVLGQICLPVGMNSDDVRKMDDLVGERIRIKKGQSLYSLGEPLEAVYGIRFGTLKTHLTLEDGRHQITGFHLPGEIVGLDGIGDMRHVSDATALEDTEVCVVRYDELQHLSRRLPSLQHQFLRIMSKEISQDHLMLLTLGSMRAEERLAAFLLNLSKRSAQRGYSSTEFVLRMSREELGSYLGLKLETVSRLFSRFAEAGLIQIRQRHVKLIDLAGLRQVMSGQAA, via the coding sequence GTGCTCACTCGAATCGCACTTACCGACCAAGCCTCGCGTTGCTCCACCTGTGTACTCGGGCAAATCTGCCTGCCGGTGGGAATGAACTCGGACGACGTGCGCAAGATGGACGATTTGGTCGGCGAGCGCATCCGCATTAAGAAGGGGCAATCGCTCTATTCTTTGGGTGAGCCGCTGGAGGCGGTGTACGGCATTCGTTTCGGCACGCTCAAAACCCATCTGACGCTTGAAGACGGCCGGCATCAGATCACGGGTTTCCACCTGCCGGGTGAAATCGTCGGGCTTGATGGCATTGGCGATATGCGCCACGTGTCGGACGCCACCGCGCTTGAAGATACCGAAGTCTGCGTGGTGCGCTACGACGAGTTGCAGCACCTTTCGCGCCGGCTGCCTTCGCTGCAGCATCAGTTCCTGCGAATCATGAGCAAGGAGATTTCGCAGGATCATCTGATGCTGCTCACGCTGGGCTCCATGCGTGCGGAGGAGCGTCTCGCAGCCTTCCTGCTCAACCTGTCGAAGCGTTCGGCCCAGCGCGGATATTCGTCGACCGAGTTTGTCCTGCGCATGAGCCGCGAAGAACTCGGCAGCTATCTTGGCCTGAAGCTCGAAACGGTCAGCCGCCTGTTCTCGCGCTTTGCCGAAGCAGGTCTCATCCAGATCCGCCAACGCCACGTCAAGCTGATCGACCTGGCCGGCCTGCGCCAGGTCATGA
- a CDS encoding sulfite exporter TauE/SafE family protein codes for MSAAALLSVFLIALLGGVHCLAMCSGIALAAERGAVAVRIVSRRRLWFEQVVMHAGRLSTYALLGAIMGAMGATVWRQQWLPIQRGLFAFASALLVAYGVLLLVRSAGDAWRSVWLERLLGRVAGGLSRGAATLGGRLQRQPPLLRRYLTGMAWGLVPCGMVYGALAVALLAGNAASGAVVMLAFGAGTLPNLLMMSGLAGWLRGLSRQRWARGAAGIAIAGFGVWGLAHAIWLPEMLNAHGFCLVL; via the coding sequence ATGAGTGCCGCGGCGCTTCTGAGCGTTTTCCTGATTGCATTGCTCGGCGGTGTGCATTGTCTGGCGATGTGCAGCGGTATCGCACTCGCGGCCGAACGTGGCGCTGTGGCGGTGCGGATCGTGTCCCGTCGCCGGCTCTGGTTTGAACAGGTCGTCATGCATGCCGGCCGGCTGTCCACCTATGCGTTGCTGGGCGCAATCATGGGTGCGATGGGTGCGACCGTCTGGCGCCAGCAATGGCTGCCGATTCAACGCGGCTTGTTTGCTTTCGCTAGCGCATTGCTGGTCGCCTATGGGGTTTTACTGCTTGTGCGTTCCGCTGGAGATGCGTGGCGGAGTGTGTGGCTTGAGCGCTTGCTTGGCCGCGTGGCAGGTGGCCTGTCTCGAGGGGCTGCCACGCTGGGCGGTAGGCTGCAGCGTCAGCCGCCGCTGCTGCGCCGCTATCTCACGGGTATGGCCTGGGGGCTGGTGCCGTGTGGCATGGTCTACGGCGCATTGGCTGTGGCGTTGTTGGCAGGCAACGCCGCCTCCGGCGCCGTGGTCATGCTCGCCTTTGGTGCCGGTACGTTGCCCAACCTGCTGATGATGTCTGGTCTGGCTGGGTGGCTGCGCGGGCTGTCGCGCCAGCGATGGGCGCGGGGCGCGGCCGGCATCGCCATCGCCGGGTTTGGGGTCTGGGGGCTGGCTCACGCAATCTGGTTGCCAGAGATGCTTAACGCACACGGATTCTGTCTGGTGCTGTAG